In Ostrea edulis chromosome 6, xbOstEdul1.1, whole genome shotgun sequence, a single window of DNA contains:
- the LOC125647637 gene encoding uncharacterized protein LOC125647637 — protein MMLREDRHHRLLPYLPLTSHLPDNREILIDWMSDEHVTQTYVLIQQCAEDGHGFGVDEFKDEEDFREEIRESFCFVVVDEPTKELLASFIMTSSKFYRGSPDAVDPYIIVRPHDRQKGIGEFCMRKVLEFSEILGYQGMYVDTFCNNVGMQKIIAKLGGFIKCGCLPMGGKLKNGNIVASLIFFRNLTKYAND, from the coding sequence ATGATGCTCAGAGAGGACCGACACCATCGCTTGCTACCCTATCTTCCTCTGACGTCACATTTACCCGACAATCGGGAAATTCTCATTGATTGGATGTCAGACGAACACGTGACTCAAACATACGTACTTATTCAGCAGTGCGCTGAGGATGGACATGGATTTGGTGTAGACGAGTTCAAAGATGAAGAGGATTTCCGAGAAGAAATCAGGGagtcattttgttttgtggttgTGGACGAACCAACGAAAGAACTACTTGCTTCCTTTATAATGACGTCGAGTAAATTTTATCGTGGTTCCCCGGATGCAGTTGACCCTTACATTATAGTAAGACCGCATGACCGCCAAAAGGGAATTGGCGAATTTTGCATGAGAAAAGTTCTCGAATTTTCCGAAATTCTTGGTTATCAGGGCATGTATGTTGACACCTTTTGTAACAATGTCGGAATGCAGAAAATAATCGCAAAGCTTGGTGGATTCATTAAATGTGGTTGTCTCCCCATGGGAGGAAAACTGAAGAATGGAAATATCGTAGCTTCTCTTATCTTCTTCCgaaatctgacaaaatatgcCAATGACTGA